The Rhinoraja longicauda isolate Sanriku21f chromosome 28, sRhiLon1.1, whole genome shotgun sequence DNA segment TCTGGTGTGTTACTGTTGAGGCAAAGACACTGGGTTCACGCCTGTGAGGGAGAACTGTATTCTCCCCAACCATGCGCCGTCTCTCTTGTTCATTTTCATTGCAGTGTGGATTACTCGATAAACCTGATCACTGTGAGTTCTAGAGGTTTGCAGTGAAGGAGCTGCTGTGTGATTAAGGATGTACTGGTGGAATTACAGTTGTTACGCCACGCTCGCTGTGTGACTAGGATTTCTACGGTGTGGATTTatcataaaaatgtaaaatgcaacAAAATAAAGTGTAGCTGGTAAGATGGCATCTATTCTATGTCAGGTGGGAGGTGTTGATATCTGATGGTTGCCATGGTTTGGGAGAGAAGGATAGGAaggttggggagaggggtggcGAGTGATCCTTTGTCCATTCATGCCCATTAACGCAGCTGGTGGCAGGAAGATGGATGCCACCAGTATGACCAACTGCTGTGGCAGTACCTTGATGTCCTCATCTCTCTTTGAATAAACAATTGAACTGAGTTACTGAGCAACCATCTCGCGATGTTTTAGGTCCCCTGTCAGATAGACATTTGTGCTGGTGAAAACGCAAAGGAGCCAAACACCTCTGCAAAACAAATTCACGGAATCAACAGATTTGGAGCATGGATTCCCCCATTGACCTGCTGGGTGTAATCGCAATGTGATCACTTTCCATTAGAAGTCCCTGAAACGCTGCTTGATGGGACTCgctgattttgttttcattttccttAAATACTAAACTCTCCCTCTTCATGTAACTTAATTCACCGTGTTTCAGGAAGGCAATTATTAATGAGGCTGCCCTAAAACATTCACTGCGCTTGACTTCCGCGGATTTGATTGAATCGGTGTTAAGTTTTTCCTCTGTACGGGACTTCCAAGGAAGCTGCTATCCAGGGTGGCACCAGAGCTGGCCGAGGAGCATCCTCTTTTAACCTCCGAAGGTCTCGTCAACCTGCATTTGTATGGTGTCCTCATAGAGGTCCTTGCCTCTCAGAAGTATTATCAAGCAAGAGGTGACACTGGGTTAGGTGAGGCAGTAGGACCGCAGCTTCGTTAAAAAGCTTTGTTAAAAAgcacaggttcggcgatcgtttcgctcaacacctctgctcagtctgtctcaaccaacctgatttcccgatggctcagcacttcaacttcccctcccactcccaatctgacctttctgtctcctcctccattgtcagagtgaggcccagcgcaaattggaggaatagcacctcatatttcgcttgggcagtttacaccccagcggtatgaacattgacttctttaacttcaggtagttcctgcttcccctctctatcccctccccagttctcccactagtcttcctgtctccgattacatcctatctgtgttccgccccctcccctgacatcagtctgaagaagggtcttgacccaaaacgtcacccattctttcccaaGATGCTCCCAGACACAGCCGTGGGTACAAAGAGGCAAGTCCTGCTGTTGGTTGTTCCAGTCATTTTATTATTTGGATTAACAATTACCATAACAAGCACACTACATAGGTTGTTTACTGAAGGTTCTTGTATTCACATGATTGAGTTGAGATCACTAAGTTACTTTTTGCAGACCTGTGCCATTTGTTGCTTCTTCTGCAAATACAGTTCATTGCAGGAATACATTACTCCTGCAATAAATGACACGAACTCTTCAAAATTCACTTCTCCGTCTCTGTCAAAATCCAAATCTTTAAATAGCTGGTCAAAGTATTCAACGTTTTTTTTATTCTGTTGAGAGATGGAAACACAAGTAAAACTAAGCTTAcagttctgtccctctcttcccctcccccttcccagttctccctctatcttcctgtctccacctatatccgtcctttgtcccgccccccctgacatcagtctgaagggtctcgacccgaaacgtcacccattccttctctcctgagatgctgcctgacctgctgagttactccagcattttgtgaataaaaagcttaCAGTTCAGTCACTACACCATTCTATCAAACAAGCTCGAGGAAGATATAAGCAAGGGTTCGATACAAAGTCAATGgtggcacagcaccagagatccagctaCAAtcttcactatgggtgctgtctgtatgaagtttatacgttctccctgtgatcgcgtgggttttctctgggtgctccggtttcctcccacgatccaaagacgtgtaggtttgtaggttaattttgcttcggtaaaaaattgaaattgtccctggtgtgtaggatagtgctagtgtgtgagtatcggtgggccgaagagcctgtttctgcgctgtacctcaagTCTAAAGCTCCCACTACACTGTCCCAGCAAACAGTCTGGGTAGGGACAGAAAGCCCCCTGGTTGATAACATCCAGTGGCTGCTCCTCAATTTCTTCTGGACCAAGAGGACACATTGCCATTGTTCAGTCTCCATTTGGGAGTTCTGCACTTGGTGGTTGCATAGCCAAATGACAATTCACTGCCTTTTGGACCTTGCAAAGCTATCTGTACAAAAGGGCACCCTCCTCGACAATATGCACTGAGAAATATTTTTTCTGCCAGACATTCACTTCAAGATGATATGTATCCTTGGCAGGATTGGCTAAGCCTCTGAAGAAGTGGTCTATCTTCCAACAGGAACATGGTTCAAATAACTTTCTCACTGGTAAACCTCAGAGTTTGGGGTGATGCTACACTACAAGTCTTGTACCCCatcgttcataagttataggagcagaattaggccattcaactcaGGAGTGTGGGGTGATTACATTTGTGCCTTTCAACATTTGGCTGGCATTGCTGGTAATAATTAAAATCCACCCCCCTTCCACAAAATGGAGGCCTAGACATGCCCCCAGACCTTCAAGGGCAGTAAAAGCACGATAGGTACACGGTCAAACTCTTCCTCTCCCCGTTAAAACAGAACCAGGTTCAGAGTAGTcacaaaaaaaaaccctgcagatgctggaatgacaagcaaaacacaaagtgctgcaggaattcagtgggtcaggcagcatctgtgaaggaaatgcaCAGATGATAATTGGGTCAGGGCTCTTTTTCAGGCTGACCAGAAACAATagtctgtgcattccctccacagatgctgcctgacctgtagaaTTCCTCCAGCACCAAGTATTTAGAACCAGGTTCAGCACAGGTTAGATGGATATAATTTTATTTGGTAAAAGTAGCAAAGGAAAAAAAAGCTTGCCTAACAGTCCCAGGGTGAATGCAACCAGGTTAAGCAGAAAATAGAGATTTTTATATTATCTCGCATTCCAAGGGTGTACACAATGGTTAATTTGCCACTCCCTCATTCAGAAGCCGAGTATAATGCAATTGTGAACGAGAACACAGGAACACAAATGCAGGAAGTGTTTCTACATATTTGATAGAATCTGCACAGAGCAACAGGTTAAGGTTTTGCTGGAGtatcacagcaggtcaggcagtatctctggtttcagtctaaagaagggtttcggccCAAAACCTAtccttttattcccccccccccagatatcccacctgactccagcattttgtgtctacggtataaaccagcatctgcagttccttcctacacaaattaaaATTTTGGTGAGTTTCTAGCAACTATGCTGCTTTCTATTGTCAGGTGAATTTGTGGGTCATGGTGCTGCATTCAGTCAgagatgggaaggaactgcaaggacACGTCGAATGTACAGCTGGGAACTCAAGTGCAGCGGACTTGCTGGGTCTAGCCCAAGGCTTCAATTCAAACCTGTGATTGTTCACTCCATCTTGGCAGCGATTCAGAAGCCACTCCCTCAAGCTAAACATTTGTCATCACTTTGTCGGTACTGTCTCTGTATTTCTAATCAGATCCCCCACCCTAACTCCAACTACGCAGATTcgagacaaagaactgcaaatgatggtttacaaaaaaaaaggaacaaagtgctggagtaaaaattgtccctagtgtgtgtaggttagcgtagggggagattgatggtcggcatggactcgatgggtcgaaaggcctgtttccacactatctctaaagtttaaaaatctcagtgggtcaggcagcatccgtgaagaataaggataagtgacgtttttggtcgggacccttctccacacTGCCCAGCCTTGAGACAGGGAACTACCTTGAGCTGGTGCTGGCCGATCCTGAGGAAGACTAAATGGACCCAGCTATCCCATCTTATCTGCTACATGGTCACATTGATCCACCCCTGGCAGGCACtgaggaggagaccggagcacaagATGGATAGGGAATTACACACTCTCCTGGTGTTTGTAGACAAGATTCCAATCAGGAGAGACAACAAGGACTGCAACCCCAACAGGGCAAGAACACATTAAACATTCAGCCTCTGATCCCCTGCCCCACTTCTCAGGGGCATACTGGAACAATCTTATTATTAGGCACTTCTTGCTTGAAAATTTAGTCCAAATACAACTTTGAATCCTCTTGGTCCAGTATCTGTCTCAGCGGAGGTTCTCTCTTCACCACTCAGTGCCTTCTCCCCCAGCAAGTTGAGCTGTTGACTATCT contains these protein-coding regions:
- the LOC144607101 gene encoding protein S100-A1-like, producing the protein MTTLSRIEVSMQNLIDVFYEYTTGDKYTLNKPELKKLVEVELNQLTKNKKNVEYFDQLFKDLDFDRDGEVNFEEFVSFIAGVMYSCNELYLQKKQQMAQVCKK